The Engystomops pustulosus chromosome 1, aEngPut4.maternal, whole genome shotgun sequence genome has a window encoding:
- the PPAT gene encoding amidophosphoribosyltransferase isoform X2 produces MSCVCCALLFWGQESAGIVTSDGGAAPTYKVHKGMGLVNHVFSEESLKKLNMSNLGIGHTRYSTSGNSALENCQPFVVETLHGKIAVAHNGELVNAARLKRKLMRHGIGLSTSSDSELITQLLAFTPPKEEDHSADWVARIKNLMNETPTSYSLLVMHNGVIYAVRDPYGNRPLCIGRLIPVTSEEPEKRRSETEGWVVSSESCSFLSIGAEYYREVLPGEIVKISCDGVQTLDIVPRYRERDPSAFCIFEYVYFARPDSIFEGQMVYSVRRRCGQQLAIEAPVEADLVSTVPESATPAALGYAEKCGIRYVEVLCKNRYVGRTFIQPNMRLRQLGVAKKFGVLSDNFEGKRIVLIDDSIVRGNTISPIIKLLKDSGAKEVHIRVASPPIRHPCYMGINIPTKEELIANRPEFDDLAGYIGANSVVYLSVDGLTSAVREGIKHFKDQQNGLNGTSSHSSSSSHGHCTACLTGEYPVELEW; encoded by the exons ATGTCCTGCGTGTGTTGTGCGCTGCTCTTTTG gggacAGGAAAGTGCTGGCATTGTGACCAGTGATGGAGGTGCTGCTCCAACATATAAAGTACACAAG GGTATGGGTCTCGTCAACCATGTGTTTAGTGAGGAGAGTCTTAAGAAGTTAAACATGAGTAATTTGGGAATCGGCCACACAAGATATTCGACATCTGGAAATTCGGCTCTAGAAAACTGCCAACCGTTTGTGGTGGAGACTCTGCACGGAAAGATTGCGGTAGCTCATAACGGAGAGCTGGTAAATGCTGCCCGGCTGAAGAGGAAG TTGATGCGTCATGGTATTGGTCTGTCCACAAGTTCTGACAGTGAACTGATCACACAGCTCCTGGCCTTCACACCACCTAAGGAAGAGGATCACTCGGCCGATTGGGTCGCACG GATAAAAAACCTGATGAATGAGACTCCGACCTCGTACTCTCTGCTGGTCATGCACAATGGTGTCATCTATGCCGTGCGGGATCCATACGGCAATCGTCCTCTCTGCATTGGGCGGCTCATTCCTGTGACCAGTGAGGAACCAG agaagaggcggtcagagacggAGGGTTGGGTGGTGTCCTCCGAATCCTGTAGTTTTCTCTCCATCGGTGCAGA GTACTACCGTGAAGTCCTACCAGGGGAGATAGTAAAGATCTCTTGTGATGGAGTACAGACTCTGGATATTGTACCCAGATATCGAGAGAGGGATCCATCTGCCTTCTGCATCTTTGAATATGTTTACTTTGCACGGCCAGACTCCATCTTTGAAG GGCAAATGGTGTATTCGGTCAGAAGAAGGTGTGGACAGCAGTTGGCTATTGAGGCCCCGGTAGAGGCTGACCTGGTCAGCACCGTGCCTGAATCTGCAACCCCTGCCGCTCTTGGCTACGCAGAGAAG TGTGGGATTCGGTATGTGGAGGTGCTCTGCAAAAATCGTTACGTTGGTCGCACCTTTATTCAGCCGAACATGAGACTACGGCAGCTCGGTGTGGCAAAAAAGTTTGGAGTCCTGTCTGACAACTTTGAGGGCAAAAGAATCGTGCTGATCGATGATTCCATCGTGCGAGGAAACACTATTTCTCCGATTATTAAGTTGCTGAAGGACTCTGGAGCCAAAGAG GTTCACATAAGAGTGGCTTCCCCACCAATAAGACATCCCTGTTACATGGGAATTAATATCCCTACAAAAGAAGAACTGATCGCAAATCGCCCAGAGTTTGATGACCTGGCCGGATATATTG GTGCAAACAGTGTGGTTTACCTCTCGGTGGACGGGCTCACGTCCGCAGTGCGTGAAGGCATTAAACATTTCAAAGACCAACAGAATGGATTGAATGGCACAAGCTCgcactcttcctcctcctcacatgggcactgcacagcgTGCCTCACCGGAGAGTACCCAGTGGAGCTGGAGTGGTGA
- the PPAT gene encoding amidophosphoribosyltransferase isoform X1, producing the protein MEFEELGIREECGVFGCIASGPWPTQLDVPHVITLGLVGLQHRGQESAGIVTSDGGAAPTYKVHKGMGLVNHVFSEESLKKLNMSNLGIGHTRYSTSGNSALENCQPFVVETLHGKIAVAHNGELVNAARLKRKLMRHGIGLSTSSDSELITQLLAFTPPKEEDHSADWVARIKNLMNETPTSYSLLVMHNGVIYAVRDPYGNRPLCIGRLIPVTSEEPEKRRSETEGWVVSSESCSFLSIGAEYYREVLPGEIVKISCDGVQTLDIVPRYRERDPSAFCIFEYVYFARPDSIFEGQMVYSVRRRCGQQLAIEAPVEADLVSTVPESATPAALGYAEKCGIRYVEVLCKNRYVGRTFIQPNMRLRQLGVAKKFGVLSDNFEGKRIVLIDDSIVRGNTISPIIKLLKDSGAKEVHIRVASPPIRHPCYMGINIPTKEELIANRPEFDDLAGYIGANSVVYLSVDGLTSAVREGIKHFKDQQNGLNGTSSHSSSSSHGHCTACLTGEYPVELEW; encoded by the exons ATGGAGTTTGAGGAGCTGGGCATCCGGGAGGAGTGCGGGGTATTCGGCTGCATCGCATCTGGACCGTGGCCCACACAGCTGGACGTGCCCCATGTTATCACCCTGGGGCTGGTGGGCTTACAGCATAG gggacAGGAAAGTGCTGGCATTGTGACCAGTGATGGAGGTGCTGCTCCAACATATAAAGTACACAAG GGTATGGGTCTCGTCAACCATGTGTTTAGTGAGGAGAGTCTTAAGAAGTTAAACATGAGTAATTTGGGAATCGGCCACACAAGATATTCGACATCTGGAAATTCGGCTCTAGAAAACTGCCAACCGTTTGTGGTGGAGACTCTGCACGGAAAGATTGCGGTAGCTCATAACGGAGAGCTGGTAAATGCTGCCCGGCTGAAGAGGAAG TTGATGCGTCATGGTATTGGTCTGTCCACAAGTTCTGACAGTGAACTGATCACACAGCTCCTGGCCTTCACACCACCTAAGGAAGAGGATCACTCGGCCGATTGGGTCGCACG GATAAAAAACCTGATGAATGAGACTCCGACCTCGTACTCTCTGCTGGTCATGCACAATGGTGTCATCTATGCCGTGCGGGATCCATACGGCAATCGTCCTCTCTGCATTGGGCGGCTCATTCCTGTGACCAGTGAGGAACCAG agaagaggcggtcagagacggAGGGTTGGGTGGTGTCCTCCGAATCCTGTAGTTTTCTCTCCATCGGTGCAGA GTACTACCGTGAAGTCCTACCAGGGGAGATAGTAAAGATCTCTTGTGATGGAGTACAGACTCTGGATATTGTACCCAGATATCGAGAGAGGGATCCATCTGCCTTCTGCATCTTTGAATATGTTTACTTTGCACGGCCAGACTCCATCTTTGAAG GGCAAATGGTGTATTCGGTCAGAAGAAGGTGTGGACAGCAGTTGGCTATTGAGGCCCCGGTAGAGGCTGACCTGGTCAGCACCGTGCCTGAATCTGCAACCCCTGCCGCTCTTGGCTACGCAGAGAAG TGTGGGATTCGGTATGTGGAGGTGCTCTGCAAAAATCGTTACGTTGGTCGCACCTTTATTCAGCCGAACATGAGACTACGGCAGCTCGGTGTGGCAAAAAAGTTTGGAGTCCTGTCTGACAACTTTGAGGGCAAAAGAATCGTGCTGATCGATGATTCCATCGTGCGAGGAAACACTATTTCTCCGATTATTAAGTTGCTGAAGGACTCTGGAGCCAAAGAG GTTCACATAAGAGTGGCTTCCCCACCAATAAGACATCCCTGTTACATGGGAATTAATATCCCTACAAAAGAAGAACTGATCGCAAATCGCCCAGAGTTTGATGACCTGGCCGGATATATTG GTGCAAACAGTGTGGTTTACCTCTCGGTGGACGGGCTCACGTCCGCAGTGCGTGAAGGCATTAAACATTTCAAAGACCAACAGAATGGATTGAATGGCACAAGCTCgcactcttcctcctcctcacatgggcactgcacagcgTGCCTCACCGGAGAGTACCCAGTGGAGCTGGAGTGGTGA